The proteins below come from a single Acaryochloris sp. CCMEE 5410 genomic window:
- the trpA gene encoding tryptophan synthase subunit alpha, with protein MTSVSDCFVQLRDRGQCALIPFLTAGDPDLDTTASALRQLDASGADLIELGVPYSDPLADGPVIQAAATRALQRGTRLDHVLGMVTELSPEIKAPIILFTYYNPIYHRGVTKYLQQIAKAGVKGLVVPDLPLEESENLLQQAADLGIEVTLLVAPTSSKERIEKIALRSQGFIYLVSTTGVTGMRTKVENRVQDLIADLRQVTDKPIGVGFGISRTEHARQVMDWGADAAIVGSAFVNRLSEGSPSQGVAAVSTFCRSLKSSLLMEV; from the coding sequence ATGACTTCTGTTTCTGATTGCTTTGTGCAGCTGCGCGATCGTGGTCAATGCGCACTGATCCCATTTTTAACGGCCGGAGACCCAGATTTAGACACCACGGCCAGTGCTCTACGCCAGCTGGATGCGAGTGGTGCCGATTTAATTGAATTAGGGGTTCCCTATTCTGATCCTTTGGCGGATGGGCCAGTCATCCAGGCAGCCGCGACTCGGGCCTTACAGCGGGGGACTCGTCTAGATCATGTTTTAGGGATGGTGACAGAGCTTTCGCCTGAAATTAAAGCCCCCATTATTTTATTTACCTACTACAATCCCATTTACCATCGGGGCGTTACAAAATATCTTCAGCAGATTGCAAAAGCTGGGGTAAAAGGTTTAGTGGTACCCGATTTGCCGTTAGAAGAATCGGAAAATCTGTTGCAGCAAGCGGCTGATTTGGGCATAGAAGTGACCTTGCTGGTTGCCCCCACTAGCTCAAAAGAACGAATTGAAAAAATTGCGCTGAGATCCCAAGGCTTTATCTACCTAGTGAGTACTACAGGGGTGACGGGGATGCGCACCAAGGTGGAAAACCGCGTTCAAGATTTAATTGCTGATTTGCGACAAGTCACCGATAAACCGATTGGCGTTGGTTTTGGTATTTCTAGAACAGAACATGCTCGCCAAGTTATGGATTGGGGTGCAGATGCGGCGATTGTAGGTAGTGCGTTTGTGAATCGCTTAAGTGAGGGTAGCCCTAGTCAAGGGGTAGCAGCGGTCAGTACCTTCTGTCGATCCCTGAAATCTTCACTACTGATGGAAGTATGA
- the ndhL gene encoding NAD(P)H-quinone oxidoreductase subunit L: MVVNLILLLGLLGGYLLVMPAITYFYLQKRWYVASSLERGFMYFLVFFFFPSLLLLSPFLNFRPQPRKI, encoded by the coding sequence ATGGTTGTTAATTTAATCCTCTTATTGGGACTGTTGGGTGGCTATCTACTGGTGATGCCCGCTATTACCTATTTCTATCTCCAAAAGCGCTGGTATGTTGCTAGTTCTTTAGAGCGTGGGTTTATGTACTTTCTGGTGTTCTTTTTCTTCCCCAGCTTGCTCCTGCTTAGCCCTTTTTTGAATTTCCGTCCCCAACCTCGCAAAATTTGA
- a CDS encoding DUF3007 family protein yields MRRIDAISIGLGVFLAGGLIYGGLRYAGIEPQSAGVWSQVIFAAGLLGWVASYFLRVVTGNMTYNQQREDYENAVLEKRLQEMTPEELEALQASIDDETD; encoded by the coding sequence ATGCGCCGAATAGATGCGATCTCAATTGGTCTCGGCGTGTTTTTGGCCGGGGGGCTCATTTATGGGGGCCTGCGATACGCCGGTATCGAACCCCAAAGTGCAGGGGTCTGGAGCCAGGTTATTTTTGCCGCAGGCCTCTTGGGTTGGGTGGCTTCCTACTTTCTACGGGTCGTGACGGGAAATATGACCTATAACCAGCAGCGAGAAGACTATGAAAATGCTGTCCTGGAAAAACGTTTGCAAGAAATGACACCAGAAGAACTTGAAGCTCTACAGGCTTCTATTGATGATGAGACTGATTAG